Genomic DNA from Oreochromis aureus strain Israel breed Guangdong linkage group 2, ZZ_aureus, whole genome shotgun sequence:
ATCTGGTTTTGTTAGTTTCTAAAAACAAAGGCTTCCAAAAAGCACACAGAAACAGGCAAATGTCACATACAGGTGCGTCAGAGTTTTACACACAGGATTCGCTTTCTTTCCACACTCCTTAGAGGAGGACTACCTCCTAATTCttcaatttcagttcaattcaacagGCAGATGGTTTGAAACTTGGACACAACTGGCTGTTCCAACAGGACATTGAtgccaaacacacatcaaaactgaGTTTTGGAATGGACAAAGCAGGCTAAAATTATGCTTCTGTAATGGTCTTCCCAAAGCTCCAACCTCAACCCTACTTAAAATTTGTGGACTATGCTTAAAAGGTAGGTCCATGCCAGGAAACCAACCAAATTAAATGAACTCTACCAATTCTGCCAAGAAAAGTGCTCAAATCTCCAGTCAGAAGCTTGTTAGTGGCTAACAAAAGTGTCTGGTTGAGGTGCAACTTGATAAGGTATGCTTAACCAAATATTAGTCAGGACATTGTATGGATACATTTGAGCCTGCGTGTATAATTTGGCCTGgtgtgaaaatccaaaataaagtcaaattcttttttaaaaaaaaagtcagtaaaGGTGTATACTGTACAGTTGTTACCCTCTAGATAAGAGAAATTCAAAGAAGTCCTTAAGAGCCCCAAATTATCTGGACTGTTCACCTATACACTAAACTTTTGACCACTTCTGTAATATGTGAATGAAGGTGCATGAGAGGCAACAAAAGAAACTGAATAACAATAACAGTTTATTTGAGGAGCTAATTAAATCACATGTATCTAAGAGCTTACTAAATAATATCCTGAGCGATCTCAAGGGTACGCCACCCACTGACAGAAAAACACTCTGTTAAAAAGCTTGTCTGTAGCGCCACCTTGTGGTTTTTTATTCACTAATGAACTCCTCAGGAGTTCATGCTGTGAACCTTTGCTTGCAGTACAAGCGTCTGGTTAGGACTTGTAGTGATGCAGAATGAGTGCATTAAAAGTAATCCCAGTAAATTTCAATCTCGTGgtttatgcattttttaaaaatgcacaaagaTTGTGTGGCGATTACAGCTTTCATAGAGTGTTTCACACTTTGTGCCTGTGGCCATCATCTATTTCTGTGGTCTCAGTTATCTGTGACAGTCTTCAGGAATGGACCAGACTATATTACACCCTCTTCCCTCCCCCAGAAGCTGTGCTAAAGTAACAGCTGATGTCAGTCCTgcttaaagacacacacacacatatgcacacacatgcacacagaccaCACTGGCTACTCGGTCAAAGAGAGCCAGCCAAAGGGGAGTAGGGCTCCTGCACCTTCCTCTCCCTGCGACACATCAGCACTTGGCACAGAGGAGGCTCCATACCACGCTTCACAAATCCACAATCCAAGCCTTTAATCCCAAGTTATAGCAGACTGAAAAGGGGAGGGCAGTTATCTAACTCTCTCAGCACCCCCATGTGTCTGCTTGGATCATGGAGCTGCACTGCCTTCCCACTGATACCCCCACCACAGCCAGCTCCTGCTCCACGGATCCCCCGTACGACAACTGCCCACCTTTTGGCCAGCGAGAGAGAGCCAGGGAGAAGGAAATGGAGAGTGGAGTTGTGTGCCCTGCTGTAACCAGACTCCCAGGCCCCCAGAGCCCACTGCCTGGTCTGGCCCCAGCTGTGGCTGAGGTTCAGACAGTGGTCGGTGGGGGAAGAGGGCCTGGCATTTGGCCAGCTCACAGCTACTGCAACTGTAAAGAAGGCCTGGGAAGACAGGCCTGGGAAGCAGAGCTAAGCAGAGGCATAAacacagcaagaggaggagacagaggaggagaacAGGGGTGTAGCTGGGGAGTTCATGTGAACCAAAGCCCAAGCCCATCACAGAGTGAGGAGCACCGGAGCGCTCTGTCTCTGTATGATAATCTCCCTGATGCTGAAACATCCAACAGCCTCCAGGACTTTGACACAGAAACAAGCCTCCAGGAACACTTGCAGGAGCAGATGCACCAAGCTGTAGCATCCAAACAAATCCAGGGACTGGTGGAGGACGACCGTGTGACTGAAAAGATGCTCAGTAAAAGATGTTCTAGCAACCAGGACCAGAAACCAGACCAAGACGAGGAGCATGAACAGGAGCCAGAGCTGGACTCAGGATCCTGTAGATTAACAGAAGGGGACCTGATGCAGCATCACCACCTCCCTATGTTGCTTCCTCAACATCTTACACAAAATTCCGCTCAGATGTGTCAAACCAAGTGTCACGACCCACCGCTGTGGCCTCCGGCTGATGTCAAACAGCCAAAACAGACATCGTCTCCCAGAGTGCCCCCTCCATTACCCCTGGCAGACCCCTCTGCCAGTGCTCTACGCAGCCTCCTCACCAGCCTGCAGCACCAGATAatgaagcagagagaggaatatGAAGCACGGATAATCAGGTAACTtcagcttgtttttctttgtcctaCATTTTCTATTTATAAATCCCCAACAAAGATTAATTACACCATGCGAAACAATATGAAGTGTCTTAAAATGTAACGTGGTGATGCTTTTGGCTTTAATATTAGCATACACTTACAGCTCAATGACTTTAAGAATTTTCCAGCCTGCGGTGTATTTTCAGTGAAGGGTAACACACTGTTCCCAGGCAAAGAAAGTGTGTACGTGTGTCCACTCAGCTGTGCTGGTGTGGTCCCTCAGTTGACTCCAAGCTTCACCCTATATCCTGTTTAGTTCACAGATCAGCGAGAGCTGATTCAATTCTGTCATAGTTTCCCACGGATCTCCTCGTGATGTGCTATGATGGAAATGCTGCTTGTAAACACACGAAACAACTCCCTGCATTTTGGATAACCAAAGTTGTGATTTGGGTTTTTTAGTCTGGAGTGGAAACGGATGTGCATCTATGTTTGTGGCAAAATAAGGAGAAACCTGCTTTTTTGTTGCCATCTAGTTGGTATaagccagcaaaaaaaagaagcacagtcCGTGCGCATGACATATAGACCAGCTCATGACAGTGGAAAGAGAGCTAATTTAAGGGGCCATGCTGCTGACCTAGACACAACACGTACCTCATTTATTACTGATATAGATAGACCAACACTCAGTGTAAGGTAATGCATTGGTAGTAGTGGAGATGACAATCCTTTTAGCTCAATAAGGACCGTAAGaaaagaaatacataaatatgcaGACAGATTTAACTCTGCACGCTAAGCTTTAGAACTACCTGTTCAGACTCTCCAACCAAACAGTGCTGTGATTTGTGCCCTTcttgatttcttagttttttgcatATTAGTCACAGTTACATGTTTCAGAGCATCAGACAAATTTTAACATTAGATGAAAATAACcaga
This window encodes:
- the LOC116329067 gene encoding uncharacterized protein LOC116329067 isoform X1; protein product: MELHCLPTDTPTTASSCSTDPPYDNCPPFGQRERAREKEMESGVVCPAVTRLPGPQSPLPGLAPAVAEVQTVVGGGRGPGIWPAHSYCNCKEGLGRQAWEAELSRGINTARGGDRGGEQGCSWGVHVNQSPSPSQSEEHRSALSLYDNLPDAETSNSLQDFDTETSLQEHLQEQMHQAVASKQIQGLVEDDRVTEKMLSKRCSSNQDQKPDQDEEHEQEPELDSGSCRLTEGDLMQHHHLPMLLPQHLTQNSAQMCQTKCHDPPLWPPADVKQPKQTSSPRVPPPLPLADPSASALRSLLTSLQHQIMKQREEYEARIISLEQRNEELQVEVVCLKTNLAQQRHWYQVVQAKIVESERARAAAEAHNTTMQREMEQFFDIFGELNNEEKKTEHIVKSF
- the LOC116329067 gene encoding uncharacterized protein LOC116329067 isoform X2, which produces MLQDDIQASSCSTDPPYDNCPPFGQRERAREKEMESGVVCPAVTRLPGPQSPLPGLAPAVAEVQTVVGGGRGPGIWPAHSYCNCKEGLGRQAWEAELSRGINTARGGDRGGEQGCSWGVHVNQSPSPSQSEEHRSALSLYDNLPDAETSNSLQDFDTETSLQEHLQEQMHQAVASKQIQGLVEDDRVTEKMLSKRCSSNQDQKPDQDEEHEQEPELDSGSCRLTEGDLMQHHHLPMLLPQHLTQNSAQMCQTKCHDPPLWPPADVKQPKQTSSPRVPPPLPLADPSASALRSLLTSLQHQIMKQREEYEARIISLEQRNEELQVEVVCLKTNLAQQRHWYQVVQAKIVESERARAAAEAHNTTMQREMEQFFDIFGELNNEEKKTEHIVKSF